Part of the Sulfuriflexus mobilis genome is shown below.
AAACTGTCCAGCAGGTGTTCATTAGCAAAGGGGATGGCGGCGTTGGTGAACCAGTCTTGCCGGTCGCGGGCACGCCGGGCATCAAAGCCGATCTTCAAGGGCGCCTGGATCAGCGGGTAGATCAGGTTGGCGCGCAAGGCGGCCTGCATGGCCAGTAACACATCAAAACGTTCGTGTTGGAGTCGCTTGCGCAGGGCCAGATAATCACCGGGCCCGCGCGGCTTGTCGATGACGATGAACTCTACGCCATCCAGGCCCTCGACTAAATTATACGCCGGGCGGGAAATGATCCAGGTGATCTGTGCCTGCGGCAGGGCCTGTTGCAGGGTGCGGATGACGGGCACGACCATGCAGATATCACCGAGTGCCGACAGGCGCAGCACGGCAATGCGCCGAATATTTTTTAACTCGATGGCCTTGTCGGGCTTCATACCGGCACTCATACCGCTGACTCAAGGGCGTCGATGACCCGTGCGGGGAGCAGGTCTTTCAGGCACTTCAGGTGGCCGAGCGGGCATTCGCGCTTGAAACATGGGCTGCAATCCAGCCCCAGGCGCAATACTCTTGCCTGGGCATTCAGGGGTGGGGTGAAACCCGGATCGGAGGAACCGTATATCGCCACCAGTGAACGACCCAGGCTGGCCGCCACATGCATGAGACCGGAATCGTTACTCACCACGTGCGTCGCCAGTGACATGAGGTCTATCGCCTCACCCAGCGAGGTGCGTCCGGCAAGATCCACGCAACGGTTTTCTGTTAGCATATTGATCGCCGTCGTCACCGGCTCATCTTTATTCGAACCAAATAACCACACCTGCCCACCCTTATCTAACCAGTAGCGTGCGACCTCGGCATAATATTCTTCCGGCCAGCGCTTGGCCGGGCCGTACTCGGCCCCGGGGCAAAGGACCAGGATCGCTTCCGCGTTGTTTAAACCATGTTTATTTAACGCGGTCTCAACACCTTCATCAGAAATGGACAAGACCGGTGTTGGTATCGGCGGCGGTTGCGGGGCATCGGCGGCATAGGCGGCATAGGCGAGCGCACAAAAGCGCTGCACCGTCATGCTAAGCACTGTCTTATCCAGCTTGCGTGCGTCATTGAGCAGGCCGTAACGAAATTCACCAACATAACCGGTGCGCGTTGGCGCACCGGTAAAGAATGGCACCAGTGCCGACTTCCACGAGTTCGGCAGGACGATGACTTGTGAATAATTGTTTGCACGCAGCGCCACGCCCAGGCGACGGCGTTTGCCAAAACCAAACTCACCATGACCGAGTGGCATGTCGATCGCCGCATTCACCTCGGACATGCGTTCCAGCAAGGGCCGTGACCAGGCCGGCGCGAGCACATCAATCAGGCAATCGGGCTGCTGTTGCTTGAGGGTAATGAACAGGCTTTGTGCCATAACCATGTCGCCGACCCAGGATGGGCCAACAACGAGAATATTTGATGCAGGTATAGCAGACATGATGCGGCTAATCGTCAGACCCCGCGTGTGCCACGGCGTAGAACGTG
Proteins encoded:
- the waaF gene encoding lipopolysaccharide heptosyltransferase II; its protein translation is MSAIPASNILVVGPSWVGDMVMAQSLFITLKQQQPDCLIDVLAPAWSRPLLERMSEVNAAIDMPLGHGEFGFGKRRRLGVALRANNYSQVIVLPNSWKSALVPFFTGAPTRTGYVGEFRYGLLNDARKLDKTVLSMTVQRFCALAYAAYAADAPQPPPIPTPVLSISDEGVETALNKHGLNNAEAILVLCPGAEYGPAKRWPEEYYAEVARYWLDKGGQVWLFGSNKDEPVTTAINMLTENRCVDLAGRTSLGEAIDLMSLATHVVSNDSGLMHVAASLGRSLVAIYGSSDPGFTPPLNAQARVLRLGLDCSPCFKRECPLGHLKCLKDLLPARVIDALESAV